A stretch of the Caldanaerovirga acetigignens genome encodes the following:
- a CDS encoding DUF3870 domain-containing protein, which translates to MGELPEHEIVITGYAKLPDNTTAQKLYSVVGIAILVDTRTSVIKDADITLATSVAKTFFKEAIVGENIEKIEDIIKIFENQYWGTAKKSIITALKICHLKYKEYLNKQK; encoded by the coding sequence ATGGGAGAACTGCCTGAACATGAAATAGTCATCACTGGATATGCTAAGCTTCCAGATAACACAACTGCTCAAAAATTATACAGCGTAGTAGGGATTGCCATTTTGGTAGATACTAGGACATCTGTAATAAAAGATGCAGATATAACATTGGCGACAAGTGTTGCTAAGACTTTTTTTAAAGAAGCCATAGTTGGAGAAAATATTGAAAAGATCGAAGATATTATAAAAATATTCGAAAATCAATACTGGGGAACAGCTAAAAAATCTATAATAACGGCGTTAAAAATATGTCATTTGAAATATAAGGAGTATTTAAACAAACAAAAATAA
- a CDS encoding putative hydro-lyase, with the protein MERIGAKEARKMIREGQWKGPTCGIALGFTQANLVVLPKELAYDFMLFAFRNPKPCPVLEITDPGDPEPKNVAPGADIRTDIPKYRVYKRGELYAEVDNITEFWREDFVAFLIGCSFTFEWALLENGIPVRHIEEGKNVPMYITNIPTKPAGIFRGNMVVSMRPIPRDKVVRAIQVTSRFPSVHGAPVHIGDPEAIGICALEKPDFGDAVQIKEGEIPVFWACGVTPQAVALESKPEIMITHSPGHMFITDIRDEELAIM; encoded by the coding sequence ATGGAGAGGATAGGGGCCAAGGAAGCGAGAAAAATGATAAGGGAGGGTCAGTGGAAAGGGCCCACTTGCGGAATTGCCCTGGGATTTACCCAGGCAAATCTCGTGGTTTTGCCAAAGGAGTTAGCCTACGATTTTATGCTGTTCGCCTTCAGAAACCCTAAGCCGTGTCCTGTTTTGGAGATCACCGATCCCGGAGATCCGGAACCCAAAAACGTGGCGCCCGGCGCTGACATTAGGACTGATATTCCCAAATATAGGGTATATAAAAGAGGGGAACTATACGCGGAAGTAGATAATATTACCGAATTTTGGAGGGAGGACTTTGTGGCCTTCCTCATTGGATGCAGCTTCACGTTCGAATGGGCTTTGCTCGAGAATGGGATTCCAGTCAGGCATATTGAAGAGGGAAAAAATGTGCCGATGTACATTACCAATATTCCAACAAAGCCAGCCGGCATTTTTAGGGGCAACATGGTCGTGAGCATGAGGCCGATACCAAGGGACAAAGTTGTAAGGGCGATACAGGTTACTTCGCGATTTCCTTCGGTGCATGGTGCGCCGGTGCACATAGGGGATCCGGAAGCGATAGGAATATGTGCTCTAGAAAAACCTGATTTTGGCGATGCTGTCCAGATTAAAGAAGGGGAAATTCCAGTATTTTGGGCCTGTGGTGTTACACCTCAGGCTGTTGCTCTTGAATCAAAACCGGAGATCATGATAACCCATTCTCCCGGCCACATGTTTATAACCGATATCCGCGATGAGGAATTAGCCATAATGTAA
- a CDS encoding biotin-dependent carboxyltransferase family protein, with protein sequence MATFRVLQPGLFTTIQDLGRYGYESQGVPTSGAMDEFAFRVANILLGNEENAPALEITVLGPTLEVLEDVAVAVTGAQLPVEVNGKRRMVWTSFPLKKGDVLSIGAVSSGCRAYLAVSGGFKAEVIMGSASTYTRGKLGGLEGRPLKKEDLLFRELEKKPAKFYRVDERYVPTYENVAEIRVILGPQDYYFDEDNIKLFLNSTYTITKDSDRMGYRLEGPQIRAKKKHDIITDGIVPGAIQIPANGSPIIMLKDAQTTGGYAKIATCIWSDLPKLAQLKPGDKVKFKAVKVKEAHDLLRAMEKNIEEIKSSLKTLKYFDMKVNGMHYDVILENIE encoded by the coding sequence ATGGCTACTTTCAGGGTATTGCAACCGGGCCTTTTTACTACGATTCAAGATCTGGGAAGATACGGTTATGAAAGTCAGGGAGTGCCCACTTCAGGGGCTATGGATGAGTTTGCTTTTAGAGTTGCTAATATCCTTCTTGGCAACGAGGAAAACGCGCCCGCGCTAGAGATTACAGTGCTGGGGCCAACGTTGGAAGTTTTGGAAGATGTGGCTGTTGCAGTAACCGGTGCGCAGCTTCCTGTCGAAGTTAACGGTAAAAGGAGAATGGTGTGGACGTCTTTCCCCTTGAAGAAAGGTGATGTGCTATCGATAGGGGCTGTAAGTTCTGGATGTAGGGCGTATCTTGCTGTTAGCGGGGGATTTAAAGCGGAGGTGATAATGGGGAGCGCTTCTACCTATACCAGGGGTAAATTAGGTGGATTAGAAGGAAGGCCGTTGAAAAAGGAAGACTTGCTTTTCAGAGAATTGGAAAAGAAACCGGCCAAATTTTACAGGGTTGATGAAAGATACGTGCCTACTTATGAGAACGTTGCCGAGATAAGGGTTATTTTAGGTCCTCAAGATTATTACTTTGATGAGGATAATATAAAACTTTTTTTAAATTCTACTTATACTATAACGAAGGACTCTGATAGAATGGGGTACAGGTTGGAAGGGCCCCAAATTCGGGCAAAGAAAAAACACGATATTATAACCGATGGTATCGTGCCGGGAGCTATCCAAATTCCGGCAAACGGTAGTCCGATTATAATGTTGAAAGATGCTCAGACAACGGGTGGGTATGCGAAAATTGCCACCTGCATTTGGAGCGATTTGCCGAAACTTGCTCAACTTAAGCCGGGGGATAAGGTTAAGTTTAAAGCTGTTAAGGTAAAAGAAGCTCATGATTTATTGAGGGCGATGGAGAAAAATATAGAGGAAATAAAATCTTCGCTAAAAACTTTAAAGTACTTTGATATGAAAGTTAATGGAATGCATTACGATGTTATTCTGGAAAACATAGAGTGA